A region of Dioscorea cayenensis subsp. rotundata cultivar TDr96_F1 chromosome 5, TDr96_F1_v2_PseudoChromosome.rev07_lg8_w22 25.fasta, whole genome shotgun sequence DNA encodes the following proteins:
- the LOC120260135 gene encoding proline-rich receptor-like protein kinase PERK3, with protein MSLSGQAVAGIVVGVVALLILLLLYWSCRCPSERTRTPQHRRNTSRGGQAQNKQKNSLSLPRRKDELHGGQAQNGQQNAPPLPHRKDELQGGQSQNGHQSAPPPPPSKDELQGGQAQNGQQSAPPPPCLNDELHGGQAQSGQQNAPAPPCRKDELQGGQAQNGLQNTPPPPRCEGEQAQNGQQNAPPPPRHKDILQGGQAQDGQQNAPSPPHRKDELHGGQAQNGQQNAPPSPHCEDELHSGQAQNGQQNAPPPSDHGFEIPPHPPCPPPGPFVPYHPFPPPHPPPPPPPPPPPPPPAFFSNNGGIGSSYSGPDNSLPPPPPGISLGFSQSTFTYQELARATDGFSVANLLGEGGFGYVHRGVLPNGKKIAVKQLKSVGVQKKREFQAEVEIISRVHHRHLVSLVGYCISEERRLLVCEFVPNGTLHFHLHGEGRPTMDWPTRSKIALGSAKGLAYLHEDCNPRIIHRDIKPANILLDSNFEVKIADFGLAKVVPDNNTHVSTRIMGTLGYLAPEYLLFRRLTDKADVYAFGVMLLELITGRLPGGSHASSYSLAVLARPSLTHALEEGNYEPLVDPRLGNNYNPSEMNRMVACAAACVHISANRRPRMSQVVLVLQGHVSLEDLNNGVPPGQSRNYVSRGNEDLENLRRRALGPFS; from the exons ATGTCTTTGTCCGGTCAAGCGGTTGCTGGGATCGTGGTCGGCGTTGTCGCTTTGTTGATCCTGCTTCTTCTCTACTGGAGCTGTAGGTGCCCGTCGGAACGTACAAGAACGCCTCAACATCGTAGAA ATACATCGCGTGGTGGGCAGGCTCAGAATAAGCAGAAAAATTCTCTATCTCTGCCTCGTCGTAAAG ATGAATTGCATGGTGGACAGGCTCAGAATGGGCAGCAGAATGCTCCACCTCTGCCTCATCGTAAAG ATGAATTGCAAGGTGGACAGTCTCAGAATGGGCACCAGAGTGCTCCACCTCCGCCTCCTAGTAAAG ATGAATTGCAAGGTGGGCAGGCTCAGAACGGCCAGCAGAGTGCCCCACCTCCACCTTGTCTTAATG ATGAATTGCATGGTGGACAGGCTCAGAGTGGGCAGCAGAATGCTCCAGCTCCGCCTTGTCGTAAGG ATGAATTGCAAGGTGGACAGGCTCAGAACGGTCTGCAAAATACTCCACCTCCGCCTCGTTGTGAAG GTGAACAGGCTCAGAACGGGCAGCAAAATGCTCCACCTCCGCCTCGTCATAAAG ACATATTGCAAGGTGGACAGGCTCAGGATGGGCAGCAGAATGCTCCGTCTCCCCCTCATCGTAAAG ATGAATTGCACGGTGGACAGGCTCAGAATGGCCAGCAAAATGCTCCACCTTCGCCTCATTGTGAAG ATGAATTGCACAGTGGACAGGCTCAGAATGGGCAGCAGAATGCTCCACCACCTTCTGATCATGGTTTTGAAATACCGCCGCATCCTCCTTGCCCTCCTCCGGGACCATTTGTTCCCTATCATCCATTTCCACCACCTCACCCCCCaccccctcctcctccaccgccaccgccaccgccacctGCCTTCTTTAGCAACAATGGAGGAATAGGGTCCAGCTATTCAGGTCCTGATAATTCTTTACCTCCTCCACCTCCTGGAATTTCCCTTGGTTTCTCGCAAAGTACCTTTACTTATCAAGAGCTAGCAAGGGCAACAGATGGGTTCTCTGTTGCTAATCTGCTCGGGGAGGGTGGTTTTGGCTATGTGCATAGAGGAGTGCTTCCAAATGGTAAAAAGATTGCGGTCAAGCAATTGAAATCTGTAGGTGTGCAGAAGAAGCGCGAGTTTCAGGCAGAGGTTGAGATTATTAGTCGTGTGCATCACAGACATTTGGTCTCATTGGTTGGATATTGCATTTCTGAAGAACGGAGACTGCTTGTCTGTGAGTTTGTTCCAAACGGCACATTGCATTTCCATTTGCACG GGGAAGGTCGACCAACTATGGATTGGCCTACGAGATCAAAAATTGCTTTAGGATCTGCTAAAGGATTAGCCTATTTGCATGAGGATT GTAATCCTAGGATTATTCATCGTGATATTAAGCCGGCCAATATTCTTCTTGATTCCAACTTTGAGGTGAAG ATTGCAGATTTTGGACTTGCAAAAGTTGTACCTGATAACAACACTCATGTTTCAACCAGAATCATGGGTACTCTTGG GTATTTGGCACCGGAGTATTTACTTTTCAGGAGGCTAACAGATAAAGCAGATGTTTACGCCTTTGGGGTCATGCTTCTGGAGTTGATCACAGGAAGGCTGCCCGGTGGCAGCCACGCTTCCAGTTATAGCTTGGCTGTTTTG GCAAGGCCGTCGCTCACACATGCTTTAGAGGAAGGCAATTATGAGCCTCTCGTCGATCCAAGGTTGGGGAATAATTATAATCCTAGTGAGATGAACCGGATGGTCGCTTGTGCTGCTGCTTGTGTACATATTTCTGCAAATCGTCGACCTCGAATGAGTCAG GTGGTTCTAGTATTGCAAGGACATGTATCCCTTGAAGATTTGAACAATGGTGTTCCCCCCGGCCAAAGTAGGAACTACGTCTCTCGCGGAAATGAGGACCTGGAGAACTTAAGAAGAAGGGCGTTAGGGCCGTTTAGTTAA